From Bacteroidales bacterium, a single genomic window includes:
- a CDS encoding sulfatase-like hydrolase/transferase: MKRLLKGSYYKIFFTRILYVFILFSLTRILFFVFNHQYFQTTLVEFLKILFYGLLFDLSAIIAFYSIFIFFSIIPFHLKHSKEYQKFLQFLFTISTAIVLAGNLLDCEYFKFTQSRTIADIFNVLGLGSDFTSLLPQYVKDFWYLFLVWILLIILTWIFFSKTKIIADEISIKKKIFSFYLKETLIFILISGISIVGFRGGFQLRPISIMTAGQYTSTQNVALVLNTPFTIIKTIGKTGVKNIKYFDDKELKNIFSPIHNYKKDTAQKKLNVVIIILESFSKEYIGALNKELDNGKYKGYTPFLDSLINHSLVFTNAFANGKRSIEGVPSVLASIPSLMNDAFITSVYSGNKFNSIASLLKGEGYTSSFFHGGTNGTMGFDAFINSAGFDKYYGRTEYNNEKDFDGKWGICDEEFLQYTATTLDHSSKPFIAGIFSLSSHHPYNIPVRYKNKFKGGKLPILKSIQYTDYALNRFFKTLSEKSWFDNTIFVITADHTSESQYPEYQTRCGMYRIPIIFYRHNSDLKGECKTITQQVDIMPSVLDYLNFDKNFISYGESVFDSTHKHYAISYVNETYQVVMNDYVLVFDGNHALSLYNHAKDKLLTNNIINKNSIIKKEIEQHVKGIIQVYNSNLIENKMTIKELK, encoded by the coding sequence TATTGTTTTTCGTTTTCAATCATCAATATTTTCAAACAACTTTAGTTGAATTTTTAAAAATTTTATTTTACGGTCTTCTTTTCGACCTTTCAGCAATTATTGCATTCTATTCCATTTTTATATTCTTTAGCATTATTCCATTTCATTTAAAGCACTCCAAAGAATATCAAAAATTTTTACAATTCCTTTTCACTATTTCTACAGCAATTGTTTTAGCCGGAAATTTATTGGACTGCGAATATTTTAAATTCACACAATCGCGCACAATAGCCGATATTTTTAATGTTCTGGGATTGGGTTCCGATTTTACTTCACTCCTGCCCCAATATGTAAAAGATTTCTGGTACCTGTTCCTGGTATGGATTTTATTAATCATCTTAACATGGATTTTCTTTAGCAAAACAAAAATTATTGCAGATGAAATTTCAATAAAGAAAAAAATATTTTCCTTCTATCTAAAGGAAACTTTAATTTTTATTTTAATTTCAGGTATTAGTATTGTTGGATTCCGTGGGGGATTCCAGCTCCGCCCAATCAGTATCATGACCGCAGGGCAATATACTTCGACACAAAATGTAGCACTGGTATTAAATACTCCTTTTACAATTATAAAAACTATTGGAAAAACTGGTGTTAAGAATATCAAATATTTTGATGACAAAGAACTAAAAAATATATTTTCACCAATACATAATTATAAAAAAGATACGGCACAAAAAAAATTAAATGTTGTTATCATAATTCTCGAAAGTTTTTCAAAAGAATATATTGGTGCATTAAATAAAGAACTCGATAATGGTAAATATAAAGGGTATACTCCTTTTCTTGATTCACTGATAAATCACAGTCTTGTATTTACCAATGCTTTTGCAAATGGCAAACGTTCTATCGAAGGCGTTCCTTCTGTGCTTGCAAGTATTCCTTCGTTAATGAATGATGCTTTCATCACTTCGGTTTATTCCGGAAATAAATTTAACAGTATTGCCAGTTTGCTTAAAGGAGAAGGGTATACCTCTTCATTCTTTCATGGTGGCACAAATGGGACAATGGGATTTGATGCATTTATAAATTCTGCCGGTTTTGATAAATATTATGGACGGACAGAATATAATAATGAAAAAGATTTTGATGGCAAATGGGGTATTTGCGATGAAGAATTTCTGCAATATACTGCCACAACACTTGATCATTCATCGAAACCTTTTATAGCAGGAATATTTTCTCTTTCTTCTCATCACCCTTATAATATTCCGGTACGATATAAAAATAAATTCAAAGGCGGGAAATTACCAATTTTAAAAAGTATTCAATATACCGATTATGCTTTAAATAGATTTTTTAAAACGCTATCAGAAAAGTCATGGTTCGATAATACAATATTCGTTATTACTGCCGATCACACTTCGGAATCGCAATACCCGGAATACCAGACACGCTGTGGGATGTACCGAATCCCAATTATTTTTTACCGCCACAACAGTGATTTGAAAGGAGAATGCAAAACCATAACTCAACAGGTCGATATCATGCCTTCTGTTTTAGATTATCTTAACTTTGATAAAAATTTTATTTCATATGGTGAAAGTGTTTTCGACAGTACACATAAACATTATGCAATAAGTTATGTAAATGAAACATACCAGGTAGTAATGAACGATTATGTTTTAGTGTTCGACGGGAATCATGCTTTATCTCTTTATAATCATGCAAAAGATAAACTTCTTACAAATAATATCATCAACAAAAACTCTATTATAAAAAAAGAAATTGAACAACATGTTAAAGGAATAATTCAGGTGTATAACAGCAATTTGATTGAAAATAAAATGACCATAAAAGAACTGAAATGA
- a CDS encoding diacylglycerol kinase family lipid kinase, which translates to MSEQKKKIIFIINPISGIGRQVLVERAIKKFLDHSRFTYEIIKTEYAHHAIEISRKASLEKTDIVVAVGGDGSANDVACGLVNSETIMGLIPVGSGNGLAHHLKIPYLLKRSIGIINRQKVSRIDTATINDKLFISIAGLGFDALVAEEFAKSKRRGFFSYLINVVVQFFKYKPLQYKISFNNQSISCSALLVSFANSDQFGYNITIAPDARINDGYIDLCIIHPVSVFSAAFMANKLFLKNINRSKHVEIHKVKEAQIEVSDKVSCHIDGDPAERTNNVNIKIAPKSLNIIIP; encoded by the coding sequence ATGAGTGAACAAAAAAAGAAAATAATATTCATAATAAATCCCATTTCAGGCATTGGAAGGCAGGTATTGGTTGAAAGAGCTATTAAAAAATTTCTCGATCATTCCAGATTCACTTATGAAATAATAAAGACAGAATATGCTCATCATGCAATTGAAATATCGAGAAAAGCATCCCTGGAAAAAACAGATATAGTTGTAGCTGTTGGTGGTGATGGCTCTGCAAATGATGTAGCCTGCGGATTGGTGAATTCCGAAACCATCATGGGATTGATTCCTGTCGGCTCAGGCAATGGACTGGCGCATCATCTGAAGATCCCTTATTTATTAAAAAGATCCATTGGCATAATTAACAGGCAAAAAGTTTCAAGAATAGATACGGCAACTATTAATGACAAACTTTTTATAAGTATTGCCGGCCTTGGGTTCGACGCTTTAGTTGCCGAGGAATTTGCAAAAAGCAAACGACGCGGTTTCTTTTCGTACCTGATCAATGTAGTTGTTCAGTTTTTTAAATATAAACCTTTGCAATATAAAATCAGTTTTAATAATCAAAGTATTTCATGTTCCGCTTTATTAGTGAGTTTTGCCAATTCCGACCAGTTTGGTTACAATATTACCATTGCTCCCGATGCCAGGATCAATGATGGTTATATTGATTTATGTATTATTCATCCTGTTTCAGTTTTTAGTGCAGCATTTATGGCAAATAAACTTTTCCTGAAAAACATTAACAGATCAAAGCATGTGGAAATTCATAAAGTTAAAGAAGCACAAATTGAGGTTTCTGATAAGGTTTCCTGTCATATTGATGGCGACCCTGCTGAAAGAACAAATAATGTAAATATTAAAATTGCACCCAAATCACTTAATATAATCATACCGTAA
- a CDS encoding translation initiation factor — protein MQKKKNISGVVYSTNPDFQYNYQNSDEPETLPPQQQQLRVFIETKHRGGKTATVVKGFIGKNADLETLGKQIKMKCGTGGSVKDNEIIIQGNFREKVTQYLLAQGYKAKIAGG, from the coding sequence ATGCAAAAGAAAAAAAATATTTCCGGAGTTGTATATTCTACAAACCCAGATTTTCAATATAATTATCAAAATAGTGATGAACCCGAAACATTACCCCCGCAACAGCAGCAACTGCGTGTTTTCATTGAAACCAAACACCGCGGCGGAAAAACAGCTACGGTCGTAAAAGGTTTTATCGGTAAAAATGCTGACCTTGAAACATTGGGCAAACAAATAAAAATGAAATGTGGTACAGGCGGAAGCGTGAAAGATAATGAAATAATTATACAAGGGAATTTCAGGGAAAAAGTAACACAATATTTATTAGCCCAAGGATATAAAGCAAAAATAGCAGGAGGTTAA